A region of Reichenbachiella carrageenanivorans DNA encodes the following proteins:
- a CDS encoding right-handed parallel beta-helix repeat-containing protein, translating to MKNNKSFIVSILLITIVTLASFIGSKKGEIVTFDLSIAEDATPAVLARVMQAKTDPLSEVKFEKGTYHFYPDKAFEKFCFISNHDDVMVRTAFPLFDFDGLTIDGQGSTFIFHGPMVPFLVDGSKNVVFKNLSIDWAMSFHSEALVVANDLKKKTFDIKISKEYPYEIRNEQLIFVKEYYEHSIGQSILYDPQRNAIAYDTESYTPLTSINRVAVQRYVNDISYKYKIDPRSPEMKDIGKEQSLRVEELEPGLVRIYNHRKKIPAVGMIFTAKGDQAVNRLAPAFRVTNTIGFDAQNINVHHAGGMGLIAENSENLILDNFNVTPSKGRMVSTTADATHFVGCRGKVVLKNCTFNNQLDDASNIHGTYQEVIDVIDEYTLGVRMGHSQQQGFVIGRTGDKIGLVRIEESFYPYDEITIQSIQPLNGRYQLITFNEKLPATIESGDLIENLDAYPDLLVENCNISGNRARGLLISNPKKSVIKNNYFSTEMEAILVPVESGHWYESGNAVDLTITGNTFQDCTHSGQNRGVIRFVPDDENENIAFKDVLIANNTFNHFDNLVLEIANTENLKFTKNTITNSGTFPMLFPENPAIRIKSSKEIVFEKNEYTGKADVMIETGKSMSDILFQ from the coding sequence GTGAAGAATAATAAGAGTTTTATAGTGTCGATTTTGTTAATCACTATAGTTACGTTGGCTAGTTTTATTGGTAGCAAAAAGGGAGAGATAGTTACGTTCGATTTGTCTATTGCCGAGGATGCTACGCCAGCCGTTTTGGCTCGGGTCATGCAGGCCAAGACGGACCCTTTGTCTGAGGTCAAGTTCGAAAAGGGTACTTATCATTTTTACCCCGATAAGGCTTTCGAAAAATTTTGCTTTATTTCAAATCATGACGATGTAATGGTTCGAACGGCTTTTCCTCTATTTGATTTCGATGGACTGACCATCGATGGCCAAGGTTCTACTTTTATTTTTCATGGTCCCATGGTTCCGTTTTTGGTAGATGGAAGCAAAAATGTAGTATTCAAAAACCTATCTATTGACTGGGCGATGTCTTTTCACAGTGAGGCACTTGTAGTAGCGAACGACCTCAAGAAGAAAACCTTCGACATCAAAATATCAAAAGAGTACCCATATGAGATTAGAAATGAGCAACTCATTTTTGTGAAAGAATATTACGAACACAGCATAGGCCAGTCTATACTATACGACCCCCAACGTAACGCCATTGCTTATGACACAGAGTCGTACACCCCACTCACTTCGATCAATCGAGTAGCTGTTCAGCGTTATGTGAATGACATATCCTACAAGTACAAAATAGATCCACGGTCTCCAGAGATGAAAGACATCGGTAAGGAGCAAAGCCTCCGTGTAGAAGAGCTAGAGCCAGGACTTGTTCGCATCTACAATCACCGCAAAAAAATACCAGCGGTAGGTATGATATTCACCGCCAAAGGAGATCAAGCTGTGAATCGATTAGCACCAGCTTTCCGAGTCACCAATACCATTGGGTTTGATGCCCAAAATATAAATGTTCACCATGCTGGAGGCATGGGGCTGATTGCCGAAAATTCGGAAAATTTGATCCTAGACAATTTCAACGTGACACCATCAAAAGGGCGTATGGTATCTACCACCGCCGATGCTACTCACTTTGTAGGCTGCCGAGGCAAGGTCGTATTGAAAAACTGTACGTTCAACAATCAGCTGGACGATGCCAGCAATATCCACGGGACGTACCAAGAAGTGATCGACGTTATAGATGAGTATACACTAGGAGTACGTATGGGACATTCTCAGCAGCAAGGGTTTGTGATCGGCAGAACAGGTGATAAGATTGGGTTGGTTAGAATAGAAGAGTCCTTTTATCCATACGATGAAATTACGATTCAATCGATCCAACCATTGAATGGCCGCTATCAGTTGATCACTTTCAACGAAAAATTACCAGCAACTATTGAATCTGGGGATTTGATCGAAAACCTAGATGCGTATCCAGATTTATTGGTAGAAAATTGCAACATCAGTGGCAATCGTGCCAGAGGTTTGCTTATCTCTAATCCAAAAAAATCGGTAATCAAAAACAACTATTTCAGTACAGAGATGGAGGCGATATTGGTGCCTGTAGAGAGTGGCCATTGGTATGAATCGGGCAATGCCGTGGACCTCACCATTACGGGCAATACTTTCCAAGACTGTACACACAGTGGTCAGAATAGAGGGGTGATAAGGTTTGTCCCAGATGATGAGAATGAAAACATAGCCTTCAAGGATGTACTTATCGCCAATAATACCTTCAACCATTTTGACAATCTAGTCTTGGAGATTGCCAATACAGAAAATCTAAAGTTTACGAAAAACACAATCACCAATTCTGGGACTTTCCCAATGCTATTTCCTGAGAACCCAGCGATTAGAATTAAGAGTTCGAAAGAAATTGTTTTTGAGAAAAACGAGTACACAGGGAAGGCAGATGTGATGATAGAGACGGGCAAGTCTATGTCCGACATTTTATTTCAATAA
- a CDS encoding TonB-dependent receptor family protein yields the protein MNLSKCKVCLISSFIILFGVARSHMVMAQSAKVTVSGQLIDENGEGVPFSNVAFLSLADSTMIGGTVTDFEGVFHAQIETGVYNVRLSYIGYHTEIIPEVSIAGTMNMGKIALKPDVQRMEEVVIESSKYEVEVKPGSKIFNVANTPAAESSNAVDLLQTVPSAGVNMDDEITFRGRKVAILIDGVETDVVNILEQIPASEIESIEVISNPSAKYNTKNGESIINIILKKNKDKEGVNANATVGVGSDGFKKIDTGLKWSKNKFEIGGNANMKLNNVYDEGRSFRTSFNNDTTQTDQLYKGSNEDFSRYYRLYSRYRFTDSNLLQVSLATSANHVDREKDYEVEFSKKDAVTRYSHRTRKGDEKRRWFRGDIFFKQMFRDDQDELRLRGKMTHYDRNEEYVFIDSLFFADESFNRVDRKDQINDHISNDNEYRFSADYERILSSLYSLESGVVARLKSAERAYLYNEYNDSTQSWVMNQGRSNDFLYNETEYGGYLLFKAKWAGFEALSYSLGMRATYNLLDPQAEGVAGDFVNQFWNFLPSAQFAYQVDDTQSVSLNFSRKNKNPAYYRLNPYVTYYSPTSISYGNPFLKPEMINALELGYDKMWDGDRIYWSNSVYYKTVEDAAIRYRFEDENEVVNFTYENVDAASSMGWEMITNFKMDEHWKINTSINLYNSAYTTYNNSQELIRRRGSNFTSKSSLEYKNPIGFSGQLQMNYFSEKLTAQGYDEPFYYADLVMRQKLVNDQLTVSLRVSDIFNTWRRNSVVDQSDSFASENYYSRNSYRCYFSVSYQLSKLTFKNAS from the coding sequence ATGAACCTTTCTAAATGTAAAGTTTGTCTGATCTCATCATTCATTATTCTTTTTGGAGTCGCAAGGAGTCATATGGTTATGGCTCAATCGGCTAAAGTCACTGTGAGCGGGCAGCTCATAGACGAAAATGGTGAAGGGGTACCATTTTCTAACGTAGCTTTTTTGTCGCTTGCCGATTCCACTATGATTGGCGGTACTGTCACAGATTTCGAAGGTGTTTTTCACGCTCAGATAGAGACGGGCGTGTACAACGTCCGGTTGTCGTATATCGGCTACCATACCGAAATAATACCTGAAGTGTCAATAGCCGGCACAATGAATATGGGAAAGATCGCCCTAAAGCCAGACGTGCAGAGAATGGAAGAAGTGGTGATCGAATCGAGTAAGTATGAGGTAGAAGTAAAACCAGGAAGCAAAATATTTAATGTAGCCAATACGCCCGCTGCCGAATCTAGCAATGCTGTAGACCTACTGCAGACAGTCCCTTCGGCAGGAGTGAATATGGATGATGAAATTACTTTCAGAGGAAGGAAAGTAGCTATTTTGATCGATGGTGTAGAAACGGATGTGGTTAATATCTTGGAGCAAATACCCGCTTCAGAAATTGAATCGATCGAAGTGATAAGCAACCCATCGGCCAAGTACAACACCAAAAATGGAGAAAGTATCATCAACATTATTCTGAAAAAGAATAAAGATAAAGAAGGAGTTAATGCCAATGCTACCGTAGGAGTAGGGAGTGATGGGTTTAAAAAAATAGACACAGGGCTGAAATGGAGCAAGAATAAGTTTGAAATAGGGGGCAATGCCAACATGAAGCTCAACAATGTGTATGACGAAGGACGATCCTTCAGAACTAGTTTTAATAACGACACCACGCAGACAGATCAGCTGTACAAAGGGTCCAACGAAGATTTTAGCAGATACTACAGACTATATTCGAGATATAGATTTACTGATAGTAATCTGCTTCAGGTGTCGCTAGCTACTAGCGCCAACCATGTGGATAGAGAGAAGGATTACGAAGTAGAATTTTCTAAAAAGGATGCTGTAACCAGATACTCACACCGGACTCGTAAAGGAGACGAAAAAAGAAGATGGTTTAGAGGAGATATATTTTTCAAGCAAATGTTTAGAGACGATCAAGACGAATTGCGCTTGAGAGGCAAGATGACACACTATGATCGTAATGAGGAATATGTGTTTATCGATAGCCTATTTTTTGCCGACGAGTCGTTCAATAGAGTAGACCGTAAAGATCAGATCAACGATCATATCTCTAATGACAATGAGTATAGGTTTTCGGCCGACTATGAGCGAATACTCTCCTCGTTGTACAGCTTGGAATCGGGAGTGGTAGCCAGACTCAAAAGTGCAGAGCGAGCGTATCTCTACAATGAATATAACGACAGCACCCAAAGTTGGGTAATGAATCAGGGACGTTCCAATGATTTTTTATACAACGAAACAGAGTACGGAGGGTATTTACTATTCAAAGCCAAGTGGGCAGGCTTCGAAGCATTGAGTTATAGCTTAGGGATGCGTGCCACCTATAATTTGCTCGATCCACAGGCCGAGGGAGTAGCTGGTGATTTTGTCAATCAGTTTTGGAATTTCTTGCCAAGTGCGCAGTTTGCCTATCAGGTCGACGATACCCAAAGTGTATCTCTCAACTTCTCACGCAAAAACAAGAATCCAGCATACTATAGACTAAATCCTTATGTGACCTACTATAGTCCTACCTCTATCAGTTATGGAAATCCATTTTTGAAACCAGAAATGATCAATGCGCTAGAACTGGGCTACGACAAAATGTGGGATGGAGACAGGATCTACTGGAGCAACAGTGTGTACTACAAGACGGTAGAAGACGCAGCCATCAGATACCGGTTTGAGGATGAAAACGAAGTAGTCAATTTTACTTACGAAAATGTAGATGCAGCATCCTCGATGGGATGGGAGATGATTACCAATTTTAAAATGGATGAGCACTGGAAGATCAATACCAGTATCAACCTTTACAATTCGGCTTATACGACATACAACAATTCACAAGAACTTATTAGGCGCCGTGGGTCTAATTTTACTTCTAAGTCGAGCCTAGAGTATAAAAATCCAATCGGTTTCTCTGGGCAGTTGCAGATGAATTATTTCTCAGAAAAGCTCACAGCACAAGGCTACGACGAACCCTTTTATTATGCCGATTTGGTGATGAGACAAAAATTAGTAAACGATCAGTTGACAGTAAGTTTAAGGGTGTCTGATATCTTCAATACTTGGCGTCGAAACTCAGTAGTAGATCAGTCAGATTCGTTTGCATCCGAAAATTATTACTCTAGAAACTCCTATAGGTGTTATTTTTCGGTGTCATATCAGCTGAGCAAGCTTACCTTTAAAAATGCCTCATAA